A genomic stretch from Helianthus annuus cultivar XRQ/B chromosome 1, HanXRQr2.0-SUNRISE, whole genome shotgun sequence includes:
- the LOC110895278 gene encoding uncharacterized protein LOC110895278: MGDFNVVRYPEDRLNSTFDPVVARLFNDFTENNSLAEFAMKGAKFTYFKKKGRKFSKLDRILVNQDFFDLWSDGCLTALQRFLSNHAPILLVTDLSNFGLVPFRFFNSWLEESDLANVISKALEDFQGGDGPRDGLLADKLKLIRDRIKEWVKGKKIKEGESKASNTADLLNVEGIMKQRDLTDEEEWVRAECIKNLAEFEDKTTKDIRQKSRVNWASFGDENSAFFHRSIKIKSASSKIHRLTVDGRWCNNPVHVKKTVHHFFRDRFKEPLKLRPCMSALSFKSISVEEATMLIQPFSRVEVKQAVWECGDDKAPGPTGFNFRFFKRFWNLFEEDFVKVMENFF, translated from the coding sequence ATGGGTGATTTTAACGTTGTGAGATATCCAGAAGATAGACTTAATTCCACTTTTGATCCAGTTGTAGCCAGGCTTTTCAATGATTTTACAGAGAATAATAGTCTTGCGGAGTTTGCTATGAAAGGCGCCAAGTTTACTTATTTTAAGAAGAAAGGGAGGAAGTTTAGCAAGCTGGACAGAATTCTGGTCAATCAAGACTTTTTTGATTTATGGTCGGATGGGTGTTTAACGGCCTTACAAAGATTCTTGTCTAATCATGCTCCAATTCTCCTAGTTACTGACTTGTCGAATTTCGGGCTCGTTCCTTTTAGATTCTTCAACTCTTGGCTTGAAGAATCCGATTTGGCTAATGTGATTTCTAAAGCTCTGGAGGATTTTCAAGGTGGTGACGGGCCGCGGGATGGTTTGTTAGCTGATAAATTAAAACTCATCCGGGATCGTATAAAGGAGTGGGTCAAGGGCAAGAAAATAAAGGAGGGTGAATCTAAAGCTTCGAACACTGCCGACTTATTAAATGTGGAAGGGATCATGAAGCAGAGAGATCTCACAGATGAGGAAGAATGGGTCAGGGCCGAATGCATAAAAAACTTGGCAGAATTCGAAGATAAAACGACTAAAGATATTCGTCAAAAATCTCGAGTGAATTGGGCGTCTTTTGGGGATGAGAATTCAGCGTTTTTTCACAGATCGATCAAGATTAAATCGGCTTCTAGCAAGATTCACAGACTCACTGTTGATGGTCGGTGGTGCAACAATCCGGTTCACGTGAAGAAAACGGTCCATCATTTTTTTAGAGATCGGTTTAAAGAGCCCTTGAAGCTTAGGCCGTGTATGAGCGCTTTATCCTTTAAATCCATTTCAGTAGAGGAGGCGACGATGCTCATCCAACCGTTCTCTAGAGTAGAAGTTAAACAAGCAGTTTGGGAGTGCGGTGATGATAAGGCCCCTGGGCCCACTGGTTTTAATTTTAGATTCTTCAAACGCTTCTGGAACCTTTTTGAAGAAGACTTCGTCAAAGTTATGGAGAATTTTTTTTGA